From the genome of Candidatus Krumholzibacteriia bacterium, one region includes:
- a CDS encoding ABC transporter permease, with amino-acid sequence MQTRPSRNSLWRENFLQAFDVIRAHRLRTGLLILGVAIGIATVLMMVTVLNGLTSKIYRDMTSANRPYVYAQKFDLLVAGENAEELARRPDFTSDDAEALGRMCPSLDRVSLFAESQGNFVVRYGAEKTPPTTVLGAAETLMEIFTLAIERGRFYTANEVRFKERVIVLAAGPAEDLFGVRNPIGEFVVINGEKYEVVGTLKSRNHIFGSWSDNFVTIPHTTYGKDMQREGDWITLGATVREGIALQRGVEEVTHALRVRRGLRPGEDNNFDVQTSESFVDLVKRVTVPIGIVLTIIASIGLLVGGIGVMNIMLISVTERTREIGVRRAIGAGRGDIMLQFLVEAGTLTGIGGVIGVVAGTGLAYLVSRLIHFPFMLSVPWLVVSLVFSIMVGIGFGLYPARRAGDMDPVNALRYE; translated from the coding sequence ATGCAGACCCGTCCCTCCCGAAACTCACTCTGGCGCGAGAACTTTCTGCAGGCGTTCGACGTCATCCGCGCCCATCGCCTGCGCACGGGGTTGCTTATTCTCGGGGTCGCCATTGGCATCGCCACCGTGCTGATGATGGTGACGGTACTCAACGGCCTGACCAGCAAGATCTACCGCGACATGACGTCCGCCAACCGTCCCTACGTTTACGCGCAGAAGTTCGACCTGCTGGTCGCGGGCGAGAACGCCGAGGAACTGGCGCGCCGCCCCGATTTCACGAGCGACGACGCCGAGGCCCTGGGCCGCATGTGCCCGAGCCTCGACCGGGTGAGCCTGTTCGCCGAGTCGCAGGGTAACTTCGTGGTTCGCTACGGCGCGGAGAAGACCCCGCCCACCACGGTTCTCGGCGCCGCGGAGACGCTGATGGAGATTTTCACGCTGGCCATCGAGCGGGGACGCTTCTACACCGCCAACGAGGTTCGCTTCAAGGAGCGCGTGATCGTGCTCGCGGCGGGACCGGCCGAGGATCTGTTTGGCGTGCGCAATCCCATCGGAGAGTTTGTGGTGATCAACGGCGAGAAGTACGAGGTGGTGGGCACGCTCAAGTCGCGCAATCACATTTTCGGCTCCTGGTCGGACAATTTCGTGACCATCCCGCACACCACCTACGGAAAGGACATGCAGCGCGAGGGGGACTGGATCACGCTGGGAGCCACCGTGCGCGAGGGCATCGCCCTGCAGCGCGGTGTGGAGGAGGTGACGCACGCGCTGCGGGTGCGTCGCGGGTTGCGGCCCGGCGAAGACAACAACTTCGATGTTCAGACCAGCGAGTCATTCGTCGACCTGGTCAAGCGCGTAACGGTGCCCATCGGCATCGTACTCACCATCATCGCGTCCATCGGGTTGCTGGTGGGTGGCATCGGGGTCATGAACATCATGCTCATCTCCGTCACCGAGCGCACTCGCGAGATCGGCGTGCGCCGTGCCATCGGAGCCGGGCGCGGGGATATCATGCTGCAGTTCCTGGTGGAGGCGGGCACGCTGACCGGCATCGGCGGTGTCATCGGGGTGGTGGCGGGGACGGGCCTCGCCTACCTGGTCTCGCGCCTCATCCACTTCCCGTTCATGCTGTCGGTGCCGTGGCTGGTGGTTTCGCTGGTGTTTTCCATCATGGTCGGGATCGGTTTCGGCCTCTATCCTGCCCGCCGCGCGGGCGACATGGATCCGGTGAACGCGCTGCGCTACGAGTAG
- a CDS encoding ABC transporter permease — protein sequence MRASIRVSLEGVRIAFAALLGNKLRTLLTLLGNIVGIMSVIAVVSLLGGIDLYMRQEVASEGSNRFKIVRVDFFDAITDFEDFIDKLILNPQITREDVSALRGSLQLSEYVSAYASGRARISALGKSVDMEVEGRDAVYPFIENIPLHAGRHLTRIEDRENASVVVIGWDVYEALLAPRDAIGTTILIGNRHFKVVGVAARRGSVLGSSRDRFALIPVGAHRKLFGAGQSLEIHVAARDIRSMDAAIEEATVAMRIRHNLRPREENDFSVSTSEQLIDLWKNISRGVMMALVALVGISMLVGGIVLMNTMVVSVAERTREIGIRKAVGANRRAIVWQFLVESATLSVIGGVLGMSIGFLIAAAVSAFSVLPYVVNAAIVVLALVVTILLGLVFGTYPAIKAARLDPVDALRTE from the coding sequence GTGCGCGCCTCGATCAGAGTCTCGCTCGAGGGTGTGCGCATCGCATTCGCCGCGTTGCTGGGCAACAAGCTCCGCACCCTGCTCACCCTGCTCGGCAACATCGTGGGCATCATGTCGGTCATCGCGGTGGTGTCGTTGCTCGGTGGTATAGACCTGTACATGCGCCAGGAGGTCGCGTCCGAGGGTAGCAACCGCTTCAAGATCGTGCGCGTGGATTTCTTCGACGCGATCACCGACTTCGAGGACTTCATCGACAAGCTGATATTGAACCCGCAGATCACGCGCGAAGACGTGAGTGCGCTGCGCGGCTCGCTACAGCTCTCAGAGTACGTGAGCGCGTATGCATCCGGCCGGGCGCGCATTTCGGCGCTGGGCAAGTCGGTGGACATGGAGGTGGAGGGCCGCGACGCGGTGTATCCATTCATCGAGAACATCCCCCTCCACGCCGGGCGCCATCTCACCCGCATCGAGGACCGCGAGAACGCCTCGGTGGTGGTGATCGGCTGGGACGTGTACGAGGCGCTGCTCGCGCCCCGCGACGCCATCGGGACCACCATTCTCATCGGCAACCGCCACTTCAAGGTGGTGGGCGTGGCCGCACGCCGCGGTTCGGTGCTGGGTTCGAGCCGCGATCGCTTTGCCCTGATTCCAGTGGGCGCACACCGCAAACTCTTCGGCGCGGGGCAGTCGCTGGAAATCCACGTGGCGGCGCGGGATATCCGCTCCATGGACGCCGCCATCGAGGAGGCCACGGTGGCGATGCGCATCCGCCACAACCTGCGTCCACGCGAGGAGAACGATTTTTCCGTTTCCACCAGCGAACAGCTGATCGACCTGTGGAAGAACATCAGCCGCGGCGTGATGATGGCGCTGGTGGCGTTGGTGGGCATTTCCATGCTGGTGGGCGGGATCGTGCTCATGAACACCATGGTGGTTTCGGTGGCGGAGCGCACGCGGGAAATCGGCATTCGCAAGGCGGTGGGCGCCAATCGCCGCGCCATCGTGTGGCAGTTCCTGGTCGAGTCCGCCACCCTCTCGGTCATCGGCGGTGTGCTCGGCATGTCGATCGGTTTCCTGATCGCGGCCGCGGTGTCGGCGTTTTCGGTGCTGCCCTACGTGGTGAATGCGGCCATCGTGGTGCTGGCCCTGGTGGTCACCATCCTGCTGGGGCTCGTCTTTGGCACCTATCCGGCCATCAAGGCCGCGCGCCTGGATCCGGTGGACGCGCTGCGCACGGAGTAG
- a CDS encoding efflux RND transporter periplasmic adaptor subunit yields MTRRRKVLLVAGGAVVLAVLVGVNLRSRGSAVEVQVTEVGRRDISRVITASGEIHPRRRVNVSANAIGKVTRLAVKEGDRVRKGDFLLEIDAEPYESAVDQLTAAVRGARAALDMEKASLTKAQDDYERAQQLHEKGFMSDGEFKTATSTLEVAQARQRNATETLAQAEANLRKATHELRNVHITAEMSGVITALNVEEGESAIMGTLNNPGTVLLTIADLSEIEAEVRVDETEVVLVRTGQAAEVRLDAHPDTTYHGVVTEVGNSAIRAQVGMGQESVDFKVVVAIRDSIPDVRPGLSASVDITVAHVDDALAIPIQCLTVRDQERLDRERRRGRGGNGAPAADSSVTGAEEARRDIEGVFVVENGIATFREVRVGIAGQSHFEVQGGLQEGATVVSGPFKTISDLVDRSRVKVQKDRTRR; encoded by the coding sequence GTGACGCGGCGGCGCAAGGTTCTGCTGGTGGCTGGTGGTGCGGTGGTACTGGCGGTGCTGGTGGGTGTGAACCTCCGCTCGCGCGGTTCCGCGGTGGAGGTGCAGGTGACGGAGGTGGGGCGGCGCGACATCTCGCGCGTGATTACCGCGTCCGGAGAGATCCACCCGCGACGGCGGGTCAATGTGAGCGCCAACGCCATCGGCAAGGTGACCCGGCTGGCGGTGAAGGAAGGGGACCGCGTCAGGAAGGGGGACTTCCTGCTGGAGATCGATGCCGAGCCGTACGAGTCTGCGGTCGACCAGTTGACGGCGGCGGTGCGAGGCGCGCGGGCGGCGCTGGACATGGAGAAGGCGTCGCTCACCAAGGCGCAGGACGACTACGAGCGCGCGCAGCAGCTGCACGAGAAGGGCTTCATGTCCGACGGCGAGTTCAAGACCGCCACCTCGACCCTGGAGGTGGCACAGGCCCGCCAGCGCAACGCGACCGAGACGCTGGCCCAGGCGGAGGCCAACCTGCGCAAGGCGACCCACGAATTGCGTAACGTGCACATCACCGCGGAAATGTCGGGCGTGATCACGGCCTTGAACGTGGAAGAGGGTGAGAGCGCCATCATGGGAACCCTCAACAATCCCGGTACCGTGCTGCTTACCATCGCGGACCTCTCCGAGATCGAGGCCGAGGTACGTGTGGACGAAACCGAGGTGGTGCTGGTGCGCACCGGGCAGGCGGCGGAGGTGCGGCTGGACGCGCACCCGGACACCACCTACCACGGTGTGGTCACCGAGGTCGGCAACAGCGCCATTCGTGCCCAGGTGGGCATGGGTCAGGAGTCGGTCGACTTCAAGGTGGTGGTCGCCATCAGGGACTCGATACCCGACGTGCGCCCCGGCCTCTCGGCGTCGGTCGACATCACCGTGGCACACGTGGACGACGCGCTGGCCATTCCCATCCAGTGCCTCACCGTGCGGGACCAGGAGCGACTGGACCGTGAGCGCCGGCGCGGCCGGGGCGGGAACGGCGCACCGGCGGCGGACTCCAGCGTGACCGGCGCTGAGGAGGCGCGCCGCGACATCGAGGGCGTGTTCGTGGTGGAGAACGGAATCGCCACCTTCCGCGAGGTGCGCGTCGGGATCGCCGGCCAGAGCCACTTCGAGGTGCAGGGCGGACTGCAGGAAGGGGCCACGGTGGTCTCCGGGCCCTTCAAGACCATCAGCGACCTCGTGGACCGCTCGCGGGTGAAGGTTCAGAAGGACCGCACGCGGAGGTGA
- a CDS encoding ABC transporter ATP-binding protein — MLIHMRGIARRYQMGSHVVNALDGVDLDVAKNEYLALMGPSGSGKTTFMNIIGCLDTPSSGTYILNGEDVTQLVDDALAFIRNREIGFVFQTFNLLPRATALQNVELPLIYAGLGAVERRDRVWQALRMVGLEDRATHRPNELSGGQRQRVAIARALVNNPSIILADEPTGNLDSRSGEEIMRIFETLHGNGHTLIVVTHDDAVAAHALREVRLRDGKVESDRRRARQGADGSRS, encoded by the coding sequence ATGCTGATCCACATGCGTGGCATCGCACGGCGCTACCAGATGGGGAGCCACGTGGTGAACGCGCTCGACGGTGTCGATCTGGACGTGGCAAAGAACGAGTACCTGGCCCTGATGGGGCCGTCCGGCTCCGGCAAGACCACGTTCATGAACATCATCGGGTGCCTGGACACCCCGAGTTCCGGGACGTACATCCTCAACGGCGAGGACGTGACCCAGCTCGTCGACGATGCGCTTGCCTTCATCCGCAACCGCGAGATCGGATTCGTCTTCCAGACCTTCAACCTGCTCCCCCGCGCCACCGCGCTCCAGAACGTGGAATTGCCCCTCATTTACGCCGGCCTCGGCGCGGTCGAGCGCCGCGATCGCGTCTGGCAGGCGCTGCGCATGGTGGGCCTGGAGGATCGTGCCACCCACCGGCCCAACGAACTCTCCGGCGGGCAGCGCCAGCGGGTGGCCATCGCGCGGGCGCTGGTGAACAACCCGTCCATCATTCTCGCCGACGAACCCACCGGCAACCTCGACTCCAGATCGGGAGAGGAGATCATGAGGATTTTCGAAACGCTACACGGGAATGGTCACACGTTGATCGTGGTGACGCACGATGACGCGGTGGCGGCGCACGCACTTCGTGAAGTGCGCCTGCGCGACGGCAAGGTGGAATCGGACCGGCGCCGCGCGCGGCAGGGCGCCGATGGGAGCCGGTCGTGA